Proteins from a genomic interval of Brachybacterium vulturis:
- the ftsZ gene encoding cell division protein FtsZ, which yields MAGTQISLAVIKVVGVGGGGVNAVNRMIESGMKGVEFIAINTDAQALLMSDADVKLDVGKDITRGLGAGADPEVGKRAAEDHAEEIEEVMRGADMVFVTAGEGGGTGTGGAPVVAKIARSLGALTIGVVTRPFTFEGRRRSTQAESGIAGLQAEVDTLIVIPNDRLLSIADKQVSMLDAFKSADQVLLSGVQGITDLITTPGLINLDFADVKSVMQGAGSALMGIGSARGDDRALQAAELAVSSPLLEASIDGAYGVLLSIQGGSDLGLYEVSEAARLVQEAAHPDANIIFGSVIDDALGDEVRVTVIAAGFEGGGPAPRHDIAPQQRATPRVEQAAAPRAAQPRPAAQEQRPAQSGHGAAPGAWGLPQQAFSPSRGSAAEAETEVMDAADTEGGQDAAQSQAAPQPAPRAPEREPARPPHIEEPPSDDDDLDLPSFLK from the coding sequence GTGGCCGGAACCCAGATCTCACTCGCAGTCATCAAGGTCGTCGGCGTCGGCGGCGGAGGTGTCAATGCTGTCAACCGCATGATCGAGTCCGGGATGAAGGGCGTCGAGTTCATCGCGATCAACACCGACGCCCAGGCGCTGCTGATGTCCGACGCGGACGTCAAGCTCGACGTCGGCAAGGACATCACCCGTGGACTCGGCGCCGGCGCCGACCCCGAGGTCGGCAAGCGGGCCGCCGAGGACCACGCCGAGGAGATCGAAGAGGTCATGCGCGGGGCCGACATGGTCTTCGTGACCGCCGGCGAGGGCGGCGGCACCGGCACCGGCGGCGCCCCCGTGGTCGCCAAGATCGCCCGCAGCCTCGGCGCGCTGACCATCGGCGTGGTCACCCGCCCCTTCACCTTCGAGGGCCGCCGTCGCTCCACCCAGGCCGAGTCCGGCATCGCCGGGCTGCAGGCCGAGGTCGACACCCTCATCGTGATCCCCAACGACCGGCTGCTGTCCATCGCGGACAAGCAGGTCTCCATGCTCGACGCCTTCAAGAGCGCGGACCAGGTCCTCCTCTCCGGTGTCCAGGGCATCACGGACCTGATCACCACCCCGGGCCTGATCAACCTCGACTTCGCGGACGTCAAGTCCGTCATGCAGGGCGCCGGCAGCGCCCTGATGGGCATCGGCTCGGCGCGCGGCGACGACCGCGCCCTGCAGGCCGCCGAGCTCGCGGTCTCCAGCCCGCTGCTCGAGGCCTCGATCGACGGCGCCTACGGCGTGCTCCTGTCCATCCAGGGCGGCAGCGACCTGGGCCTGTACGAGGTCTCGGAGGCGGCCCGCCTGGTGCAGGAGGCCGCGCACCCGGATGCGAACATCATCTTCGGCTCCGTCATCGACGACGCCCTGGGCGATGAGGTCCGCGTGACCGTCATCGCCGCCGGCTTCGAGGGCGGCGGTCCGGCCCCGCGCCATGACATCGCCCCCCAGCAGCGCGCGACCCCGCGCGTCGAGCAGGCCGCGGCGCCGCGTGCCGCCCAGCCCCGCCCGGCGGCCCAGGAGCAGCGCCCCGCCCAGAGCGGGCACGGCGCCGCGCCCGGCGCCTGGGGTCTGCCGCAGCAGGCCTTCTCCCCGTCGCGCGGCAGCGCCGCGGAAGCCGAGACCGAGGTCATGGATGCCGCGGACACCGAGGGAGGCCAGGACGCGGCGCAGAGCCAGGCCGCCCCGCAGCCGGCACCGCGGGCCCC
- a CDS encoding cell division protein FtsQ/DivIB: protein MVQAAGRFRELVVGRPWRRRRRAIVIGIAITAALVVAALVTAIFLPALQVHEVEVEGTGYVEDADIRAAMGPGADGSVLLLPSGEIAEQVGAVPGVASVDVERVWPDGVRVSITEAAPIALLTELDGTSVVVGEDGQELPAAAGEGQSLVPLTVTSGSTDPEGAAAAMSEVLAEMPASLRGAIREVSASSTSDVTFELALEGGGAKTVVWGDARDAELKAEVVQALLGRPGSVIDVSSPVAPVTR from the coding sequence GTGGTCCAGGCCGCCGGCCGCTTCCGCGAGCTGGTGGTGGGCCGTCCCTGGCGCCGTCGCCGCCGCGCGATCGTCATCGGCATCGCGATCACCGCGGCACTGGTGGTCGCCGCCTTGGTCACCGCGATCTTCCTGCCCGCGCTGCAGGTCCACGAGGTGGAGGTCGAGGGCACCGGCTACGTCGAGGACGCGGACATCCGCGCCGCGATGGGGCCCGGCGCCGACGGCAGCGTGCTGCTGCTGCCCTCCGGGGAGATCGCCGAGCAGGTCGGCGCGGTGCCCGGGGTCGCCTCCGTCGACGTCGAGCGGGTCTGGCCGGACGGGGTCCGGGTGAGCATCACCGAGGCCGCCCCGATCGCGCTGCTCACCGAGCTCGACGGCACCTCGGTGGTGGTCGGGGAGGACGGGCAGGAGCTGCCCGCCGCGGCGGGGGAGGGGCAGAGCCTGGTCCCGCTCACGGTCACCAGCGGTTCCACCGATCCCGAGGGAGCGGCCGCCGCGATGAGCGAGGTCCTCGCGGAGATGCCCGCCTCGCTGCGCGGCGCGATCCGGGAGGTCTCGGCCTCCAGCACGAGCGACGTCACCTTCGAGCTCGCCCTCGAGGGCGGGGGTGCCAAGACCGTCGTGTGGGGTGATGCCCGTGACGCGGAGCTCAAGGCCGAGGTGGTCCAGGCGCTGCTCGGCCGGCCGGGCTCCGTCATCGACGTCTCCTCGCCGGTCGCCCCCGTCACCCGCTGA